From Coffea arabica cultivar ET-39 chromosome 9c, Coffea Arabica ET-39 HiFi, whole genome shotgun sequence, one genomic window encodes:
- the LOC113708518 gene encoding glutathione S-transferase U15-like: MATKPVKLLGFWDSPYVNRVQFALNLKSIDHEFIEENILSKSELLLRSNPVQKKIPVLIHGDEPICESLHIVQYIDEVWTDGPSILPSHPRDRAMSRFWAAYIDEKWLPLLWEVYEAKEEDSRTTLLEKVREGLVLLEAAFVKCSKGKAFFGGDSIGYLDIALGGCLGWLKGIEKLASVKLLDETKTPALLGWAETFCSNEAAKNVVPEPEKLNKCLKEFQAQAAAATK, from the exons ATGGCAACAAAACCTGTAAAGCTTCTAGGTTTCTGGGATAGCCCATACGTGAATCGTGTTCAATTTGCACTCAACCTCAAGTCCATTGACCATGAATTCATAGAAGAGAATATTCTGAGCAAAAGCGAGCTCCTCCTTAGATCCAATCCTGTCCAGAAGAAAATACCAGTCCTTATCCATGGTGATGAGCCTATATGTGAATCTCTTCACATTGTACAGTACATTGATGAGGTGTGGACAGATGGTCCTTCTATCCTTCCTTCTCATCCCCGTGATCGTGCTATGTCCCGTTTTTGGGCTGCTTACATTGATGAAAAG TGGCTTCCTCTGCTTTGGGAAGTATATGAGGCCAAAGAGGAGGACTCGAGGACAACCCTGCTAGAAAAAGTGCGTGAAGGTCTAGTATTGTTGGAGGCTGCTTTCGTAAAGTGTAGCAAAGGGAAAGCTTTCTTTGGCGGAGATAGCATAGGTTACCTGGATATAGCTCTAGGCGGCTGCTTGGGATGGCTAAAAGGAATAGAAAAATTGGCCTCTGTGAAACTGCTCGATGAAACCAAGACACCAGCTCTTTTGGGGTGGGCTGAGACTTTCTGCTCAAACGAAGCTGCTAAGAATGTCGTGCCAGAGCCTGAGAAGTTGAACAAATGTCTCAAGGAGTTCCAAGCTCAGGCAGCAGCTGCAACCAAGTGA